The following are encoded together in the Lathyrus oleraceus cultivar Zhongwan6 chromosome 3, CAAS_Psat_ZW6_1.0, whole genome shotgun sequence genome:
- the LOC127130112 gene encoding uncharacterized protein LOC127130112: MMFAFTSPTVKLDNSVNKGGGPPTLRIQVHNTMQGLRNTKHIDPNIVQQLSNILYEHNPRAKSYQMVRHWLFNSNTPNLKLRLISDRSIDGRIYNQLTVSEVAALVVRDIDTTKMRDIIMQSKGGHLQRINELHANYLAYKYPLIFPYGKDGYIPNIFHRDLDVFQDNKRNILTIRE; encoded by the exons ATGATGTTTGCCTTCACATCACCAACTGTAAAGTTGGATAATAGTGTTAACAAAGGAGGTGGACCACCTACATTACGGATTCAAG TCCATAACACAATGCAAGGCTTAAG GAACACAAAACACATTGATCCAAACATTGTACAACAATTGTCTAATATTCTCTACGAACATAATCCTCGTGCTAAGAGTTATCAAATGGTCAGACATTGGTTATTTAATTCTAATACACCAAACTTGAAATTGAGACTCATTTCTGATAGATCCATTGACGGAAGAATATATAATCAACTCACTGTATCAGAAGTTGCTGCTTTAGTTGTTCGTGACATTGACACTACAAAAATGAGGGATATCATCATGCAATCAAAAGGAGGACACCTACAAAGAATTAATGAGCTCCATGCAAATTACTTGGCTTATAAATATCCTTTGATTTTCCCATATGGAAAAGATGGTTATATACCTAACATTTTTCATAGAGACTTAGATGTCTTCCAAGACAACAAGAGAAATATACTTACAATAAGAGAATGA